The Populus trichocarpa isolate Nisqually-1 chromosome 2, P.trichocarpa_v4.1, whole genome shotgun sequence genome has a window encoding:
- the LOC7495129 gene encoding tRNA (carboxymethyluridine(34)-5-O)-methyltransferase: MVFCFLRSYRFTEATWEAFSLPNFVFRGVCHPGIFKPMRGIKVKGLSCLRTLVSDGESHVQPMPLVEEETGSSSSVQSTPEIEKNYVHRVYDAIAPHFSSTRFAKWPKVATFLNSLPSGSLVLDAGCGNGKYLGFNPDCTFVGCDISGPLIKICADRGHEVLVADAVNLPYRTGFGDAAISIAVLHHLSTENRRKRAIDELVRAVKKGGLILITVWAVEQEDRSLVTKWTPLNQKYVDEWIGPGSPRIRSPSSITLESIPETENNSKEHEKDTESLNHKFKGTVPSTSKDVRSVQNQQEYVDEWIGPGSPRIRSPSPITLESIPETENNSKEHEKDTESLNHEFKGTMPSTSKDDSSVPNQQEYFVPWHLPYHRAEVSGASACALENGLAKKDDKKGAVVYNRYYHVFSEGELERLVSGMNNAVVVDRFFDKSNWCIILQKTL; this comes from the exons ATGGTCTTTTGCTTTCTGAGATCATATAGATTCACTGAAGCGACCTGGGAGGCCTTCAGTCTACCCAATTTTGTATTTCGTGGGGTCTGCCATCCTGGAATTTTTAAACCCATGAGAGGAATCAAAGTAAAGGGCTTGTCTTGTTTGCGTACTCTTGTATCTGATGGAGAATCTCATGTTCAACCCATGCCATTAGTTGAAGAAGAGACAGGTTCATCGTCAAGTGTACAGTCCACCCctgaaatagaaaagaattatGTGCATCGTGTTTATGATGCCATTGCACCTCATTTTAGTTCCACCAGGTTTGCCAAGTGGCCAAAAGTTGCAACCTTTTTGAACTCCTTGCCCTCAGGATCTCTTGTATTGGATGCAGGATGTGGAAATGGGAAGTACTTGGGGTTTAATCCGGATTGCACTTTTGTAGGATGTGATATAAGTGGACCACTTATCAAAATTTGTGCAGACAGAGGTCATGAAGTTCTTGTTGCAGATGCAGTAAATCTTCCTTACCGAACTGGTTTTGGTGACGCGGCAATATCTATAGCAGTGTTACATCACCTGAGTACAGAGAACAGGAGGAAGAGGGCAATAGATGAATTAGTCCGAGCTGTCAAAAAGGGTGGTCTGATTCTAATAACTGTGTGGGCTGTAGAACAGGAGGATCGATCATTGGTTACAAAATGGACTCCCCTTAACCAAAAGTATGTTGATGAGTGGATAGGACCAGGCAGTCCTCGTATTCGAAGCCCTTCATCCATCACACTAGAAAGCATCCCTGAAACCGAGAATAATTCAAAGGAGCATGAAAAAGATACCGAGAGTCTAAACCACAAGTTCAAGGGAACTGTGCCTTCGACATCTAAAGATGTTAGAAGTGTACAAAATCAACAGGAGTATGTTGATGAGTGGATAGGACCAGGTAGTCCTCGTATTCGAAGCCCTTCACCCATCACACTAGAAAGCATCCCTGAAACCGAGAATAATTCGAAGGAGCATGAAAAAGATACCGAGAGTCTAAACCACGAGTTCAAGGGAACTATGCCTTCAACGTCTAAAGATGATAGCAGTGTACCAAATCAACAGGAGTATTTTGTGCCTTGGCACTTACCTTACCACCGTGCTGAAGTCAGTGGTGCATCTGCATGTGCTCTTGAAAATGGCCTGGCAAAGAAGGATGATAAAAAAGGTGCTGTGGTATATAACAGGTACTACCATGTCTTCAGTGAAGGTGAACTTGAAAG GTTGGTTTCTGGAATGAACAATGCAGTAGTAGTTGATCGATTTTTTGACAAGTCAAACTGGTGTATCATTCTTCAGAAAACTTTATGA